Within the Balneolales bacterium ANBcel1 genome, the region AATCCGGGAAGCCGCCGAAAAGGAGGAGCGCATGAATTACGAACTTCGCTTTTCCGGTTCTATGAAAGAGGATATCGCCCGGCTGGAGACCAATTTTGAGAAACCTTACCTTGAGAAGGCTCCGGTACTGATAGCCGTTTTCAAGGAATCCTACCGGGTGGATGAGAATGGCGTCCGAAAAAAGAATTACTATGTGAACGAATCGGTCGGTATCGCTACGGGCCTCCTCATAACCGCACTGCACAATGCCGGACTGGTTGCCCTCCCTCATACTCCCAGCCCCATGAAGTTTCTCAACACCATACTGAAACGGCCCTCCAACGAAACTCCCACCGTCCTTTTTCCGGTGGGATATCCCGCCGATGACATCAGCGTACCCGATCTCAAACGAAAACCGCTCAACGAAATCGTTACCGTTTACTGAGGTGGTACCGGCAAACCGGAAGCGGCAAATGACCGGTTCGCCGAAAGTATGTTTTATTGATATTAACAACTGTTGCATTCCATTGACAGCATTCACCCCGGCTATCCGCCATGTCCGACCATCCGACAAACCCTTCCGATGAACCCGTTGAATACCCGATTGACGGAGAGCTGGATCTGCACATCTTTCCGCCTTCGGAAGTACGCGAGCTGGTGCCCGAATACCTCAGAGCCTGCCGGGAGAAACATATCCTGACAGTCCGGATCATTCACGGGAAAGGAACCGGGACTCTGCGGCGCCTGGTGCATGCCGTGCTGGAGGCCATTCCGTGGGTCAACCACTATCATCTGGCCGGGCCGGGCGGCGGTACCTGGGGGGCAACCATCGCCTACCTGGATCCTCCGCAATCCTCCAACCATCCGGAAAAAGCGGCGACTGACGCTTAATCTGAAAAAAAACGCCGTTAATCCGGCATGTTAGACTGCACGCCTCTCAACCCGGAATGCACCCTGTCACCCCCTTTAATATCGAAATCCGGTGCCACGGTCCGGATTCATTTCCCGCCGCGGCAAACCTGAAGCTCAATTTGGAGTAACCGAACGAACCTTCACGGACACCGCCAGTAGCTCTTCCAGGTATTATCCTCCCATTTGAATCCGGCACGGAATTCACCTTCGGGGTGAAGCTGAAGCCAATCCATACGGTTGATCTCCACGGTGACAACCCGGAAGTTGGGTTCTCCCAAATTGACCTCTTCCATGCCGGTTGAGGAATCCCGCACCGCTTCGGGCCAGACATCATCCGGATCGGAGACAATGGTGCCCGGCGGATACTTCACCGAATAGATTCGGCGTTCGGCGGCGGTGGTATGCTTCCATTCGTCTGCATGCAGTTCGCTATCAGGGGCGTGAATTTCCGCTTTTCCCTCCATTTGCAGCTGAATCCGGTTTTTGGAGTCATAAACCAGCCAGCTGGTATCAGGACATCTCTCCATATCCAAAACTTTACGCGATCGCCGGTCGGTATGGAACAAAATAATCCGGCTCGATACAAACACTTTTCTGAGCACCACCATACGCTGAAGCGGCTTTCCCCCCGAAACAGTCGCGAGAACCGGAAACCGAAACGGATGCCCCTTTCTGTAATCACGCGCCTCCAAAAGGCTTCTCCAGATGTCTTCCCTGATCTCTTCAAGCGAGCTAAATCGTTTCATATATCCATCCCCGCAGGGCTTGCTATGTTCATATCAGGTACCCCGGCAAATTCTTTTCTGTATATCTCCGACCCAGGGGCACTTTTAATAAAAAATATCGGTTGATTCGGACTCTTGCAACTTTGTGCATAAATCATTTATAATTAACTTATTAGAAGTGGTTGGATTTGATGCGTGGCGGGGGTTGATGACTGGAAGCTTAACCACAGGAGAGCTTACCCTGAAAACCACGGTATGGGACTGATTATAACAGGAGTTTACAGCTATGCCTGATGACTTTAAAAATATCAGCCGAATTGACCAGCCATCCAAAAATACTTTTGGATGGTTTGTACGAATCCGGCGTGACGGGAACCGGATCAGCCGGTTCTTCAGTGACGGGAAGTTCGGCGGCAGAGAACAGGCGCTCGCTTCGGCACGGGATTACCGCGACAGCAACCTGTCCAAATGGGAAGGGTTTGCCAAGAACCATGACCGGACCATGCATCTCGGCAAAGAGAGCAATATCGGATATCCGGGTATCAGCTATTGTGTAAAAACGAAAAAGCGGAACAACTCGATTCATAAAGAACATGTCTTCCAGGTTTCCTACTCACCGGAGAAGGGTGTCCATAAAAATAAATCCTTCTACATCCCCAAAGCGCGGAACAAAAGGGAGTTTAAAAAGAACTATGAGCGAAAGCTCAAGGAAGCCATTACTTTTCGCGACGAACAGATGATCAGGATCTACGGGGCGAGATACGTCAATTACAAAAAACGGCGTAATAACGGAGGATAAAGGGGGCGTTTTTTTATACCTTTGGATACCCGTTTCCACCCACGCAATATCCCCTTCCGATGAACCTGGTATCCATTCTAATGCTGCTGCTCGGCATCACATCGGGCGCACTTTTCGTTTTTTTCCTGCTGAGGCGCGACGCTGCGGCCAAACAAAATCGCATACAGGAACTGCTTGACGAACAGGCCCGGCTCTCCGAGGAGGTTTCGCGTATGGAAGAGCGCAGCGACAGCCGGCAATCCCGCATTGACACGCTCGAACAGGAGCGCCGTGATCTGGAACTGCGCAACACCGGTCTCCACGAACAACTTACGGAAGCCAAAACCACCAACCGGCATCTGCAGGAGAAGCTGGACTCGTTTAAAAAGGAGATCGCCGAAATCCAGGAGTCGTACAAAGACCAGTTCAAGGTACTGGCCAACGAGATACTGGAGGAGAAAAGCAAACGGTTCAGTGAACAGAATCGGACCGGCCTGGAGCAACTGCTCACACCCCTTGGCGAAAAAATCAAAAGCTTCGAGAAGAAGGTGGAGGACACCTATAAAGAGGATGTCCGCGACCGTATTTCGCTGAAAGAGCAGATCGCCCAGCTCAGTGAACTCAACAGTAAAATGACCGAGGAAGCGGGGAATCTGACTCGCGCTCTCAAAGGAGAAACCAAATCGCAGGGCTCCTGGGGTGAAGTGATTCTGGAACGGATTTTGGAAAAATCCGGCCTGCAGAAAGACCGTGAGTATGTGGTTCAGCCCTCTTTCAGCGATGACGGCAAGCGCAGGCAACCCGATGTGGTTGTCCATCTGCCCGACAACAAACAGCTGGTCATCGATTCCAAGGTCTCACTGGTCGCTTTCGAAAAATATGTCTCCGCCGACGACGAACAGGAGCGCTCCAAAACCGCCCAGGAACACATCCGGTCGGTGCGACGGCACGTACGTGACCTGAGCGACAAAAATTATCAGAATCTGTATGGCATCAACAGTCCCGATTTTGTACTGCTTTTCCTGCCGATTGAGCCGGCGTTCGGCCTGGCGATTCAGCTCGATCCCGAATTGTACAACGACGCCTTCGACAAGAATATCGTGATCGTCTCTCCAACAACGCTTCTGGCCACGCTGGCCACCATTTCCAATATCTGGAAGCAGGAATACCAGAACCGGAATGCCATGGAAATCGCCGAGGCGGGCGGACGCCTGTACGACAAGTTCGTCGGCTTTGCCGAGGACCTCACCGACCTCGGAAACCGGATTTCCCAGACACAGAAGAGCTACGATGGGGCCATGAACAAACTCAGTGACGGCCGGGGCAACCTCGTCAGACAGGCCGAACGACTGCGTGAACTTGGGGCACGTGCCAGCAAAACCCTGCCGGCCTCGCTACAACCAGACCCCGATTCCGACGATTGAATTTGCCTATCTGCGTCCCGTAAAAAAGGATTCGTTTGCAACAGAAGAGTCGGAGCCGGTGTTGGCAGGCATGGTTAGCGGCAACCTGATGGTAAACGTGGAGCCCTTCCCTTTTTCGGTTTGAAGCTGGATGGTCCCCTGGTGGTAGGCTACCAGATTTTTGACAATAAACAGGCCCAGGCCCGAAGAACCTTCGCCGCCCGTTGGCTGGGAGGATAGACGCTGAAATTCTCCGAATGCCTTCTTTTTATCTTCATCCGAAAAACCCTGGCCATTATCCGATATTTCGATCAGCATTTCGCCGTCTCCGGAAAACCTGCGAATACAAAGGGATATGCGTCCACCACGCTGGGTATATTTGATGGCGTTGGCCAGCAGGTTCTCGATGATACTGCGCAGGCTGCTTTTGTCACATTCCAGATAGCAGTTCGGGGGGACATCCGCCTCCAGGGTTTGCGATTTTGTCCGGCTAAGCACACGAAAATCCCGAATAATCGCTTCGCACAACTCCGATAAATTGACTTTTTCGTAGTTGACCTCCAGTTCGTTGCTGCTGATCCGCTTGAAGTTTACCAGATCTTCCAGAAGCCGCATAATGCGTCCGCCCGCCGACTGAATAAACGAGCTGTATTCCAGTACCGACTCCGGATCGTTGCTTTCGCTCTTCAACAGGTCACAGTAACCCATGATGACCCCCACCGGGTTTCTGAGATCATGCGCCACAACACTCATAAAACGCGACATGGTCTGGTTTGCAAACTCCAGTTTTCCCTTTTCATCGCGCAATTCAATCGTCCGGTCGCTGACCAGCTTTTCAAGCTGACGATTTTTGCGACGCAGATACCAGGTGCGCCAGTACAGCAGCAGATAGATTGCCAGCGCCAGGCCCAGGGCATAGATTACATAGGCAACGCGGCTCAGGTACCAGGGTGGGTGGATGGTTATGTGCAGCTGCCCCTCTTCGCCCACCAATCCGTTCCGGTTTATGGCCCTGACCCGGAATACGTATTCTCCGGCGGGCAGATTGGTGTACTCCCTGAAATTCAATTCGTGCACATCCGACCAGTCCTCGTCGAATCCCTCCATCCACACCTGAAAAAAGACGGTACCGGAATAGACAAAGGTGGGAGCCGCATAGGTCAGGCGCAGGCTGTTCTTTTCATAGGGCAAGTCGAGTGATTGCAGGTTATCCTGCTCCGAAAAGCGTTGTCCAAGAGCCGAGTAAGTCCGGATCACATTTCCGTCACGGTCATGGACACTTCTGACCGCGCTCCGAAATCCGACTCCGTAACGGTCCGGCAGTGATCGGTCCAGCATGATCAGCGACTCATCACCACCCATCCAGATTTTGCCATCGGTATCGGCAAGCATGCTGTACAATCCGATGAACAATCGTTGTGGAAGGATGATATCATCCAGATTCCAGGCACCGGGTTCTTCGCCCCCGGGATCATCCTGCTCAAGCAACACCAGTCCTCCCGGTCGGTAAAGCCATAAATCGCCGCTGCCGTCCCGGGCATCCTGATGTCGAAATACCTGCTGATCATCCTCGGGAAACAGTTCCCTGACGCCGGGAACCAGTTCGAATATATTTGGCGGGATGGAGTCGGCTTCGTGATACCGATCGTATGTCTCGGAGAGGTGAAACAATCCGATACCCGATGAAAGGGCCCAGGAACCGTCCGGCATGTGACCCATGAAATGTTCGCGCTCCGATACGGCGGGATACTCCGTTGTGTGAAAACGGCGTATCTGCGGCTGGTCAGCGTGTGGGTCTGTTCTGATATCCACCCGAATGATATCCTCAAAACGGTTTCCCAGCCAGAGATAACCATGGCGGTCTTCAGCCATGAACCGGATATCAGCCCGTTCCAGTGGCAGTGCGGTGACCCGGAATGCGTTGTCAAAATCAGATCGCCGGTAGGCTTCGGGGTCGATGGTGATGGCGAAAATGCCGTTATCGGCGCCGGCAAAAAGGGTATTGGAATGACGTTTTGAAGCGTACAGGCTGTAAATGCGCTGACCACTGCCGCTCCCAGCTATCGCTTTCTTTCGGCCATTCACAAGAAGAGAGAGAGAGTCTTCGGGTCCGGCAATCAGCAATCCGTCGGCCGGAGTTCCGATCACCTGTTCAACCGTCATCAGATCCCAGGTCTGACCCTCCTCGGCCGCCTCCACCTTCTTCAGCCGGTTCCTGCGAACCAGAACGTTATCATTGGACGGTGGAATCTGACTCGCATCTCCACGGCCGGTGACGGCCTGAATCATATAGAATAATCCCTGGCTGGTTCCAACAAAAAGTGTGTCCTGCTTGCGGGCAAGGGAGAGCGTCGCCCCTTCCAGCCCGAGTTCGTTGTCCCAGTAGCGCAGCGGACGGCCGTACTCAAAACGGGTTATGCCGTTGTTGGCGAGTGCCCAGAGTCCGCCTTCCCGGTCTGTGCCCAGGCCGATAATCAGATTGGTGCGCAAACCGTCATCCTCGGTCAATTGATCGAGGATGGTGCCTTCCGGACTGATTATGATAATACCGGCATTGATTGTGTTGATGGCAATCATACCGTCGTCTGTACGCAAGGCACCATAAAGCCGGATGCGGGAGAGATGGGTATCGAGACCGGTATCCAGGGGTTCTGCCTCGAAAGTCCATCGCGCCGTTCCGATTTTTTCCGGGGCAAACGGTATCACATTGACGGAACCGTTCTTATCATCTTCCGTTGCCGGGGAGTCATCCGTATGATTCGCCGGGTCCGGGCCGCCCATTTCCTGCTCAGAGTGTTTTTTAACATGGAGATGGTAAAAGCCGCTCTCCTGGTGTCCGGCAAAAGCCGTTGCGTCCGACAGTTGCACCAGCAGTGAAAGCCGCCCGGCGGGTTGATCGGACTCAATGACCAGAGCCAGCCGGTCGTCCTCAACCGTAAGCAACCCCAGCTCCGGGTGATTTATCAGCGGCCGTCCATCAAAGGTGAACAACCGGCCGAAGTTGGCGTTCTCACCGGATTCCCAAATTGTGAGTGTCTGGAAGTCCCATTGAAGAAGGAAATCGTTGGCGTTGAATATGACTCCCCCGTCGATGCTATACACATCCCAGACATTGTTGATCGCGATATTGTCAGGAACAAGATGCATGAGAGAGTGGTACTCCGGCCGGCCAAGCGAATCGGGTTCCAGATAACCAATTTCGTTGAGACCGCTGACATAGATACGGCCGTCGTCACCAAATGTCAGGCTGCGCGCCGGGCGCTGGCGATTCAGTTCCACCAGATTCCAGTCACTTCCATCGTAAATAAGCACACCGGAGCTGTTGGCTATGTAGATGAACCCGTCATCATCCTGAAGCATATCCCAGTTCTGAGGCGCTCCCTGGTAATCGTGCCCCGACCAGGTCTGCTCATAAATCTGTCCCCGAACATCAGGAACAGCTGATAGCATCCCCAAATCCAGGGCTGCGGCCTGCTCTTCAGTGAAAAGGACAACTCCTGCAATAAGAATGCAGAAGCCGGCTTTCAATGGAAGCATCCGGTGTTTGTTATTGTCTGGCGCCATACCCGGTTTATCATACCCAATGCATTAAAACATAAGTTGAGAATAACAAACTTGCGCATAAAGAGGAAGAAAAAAACACCGAAATTGCCTTGAAATATTGTCATTTTTTGCTCAATACCCGTGTTATCCTGCCACAAA harbors:
- a CDS encoding nitroreductase family protein; this translates as MSHNVNFLPLEYRKPSEQELLKRSREFLLLMKRRRTVRDFSEEPIPDEVVMNCIEAAGTAPSGAHMQPWHFVVVRDAGIKKQIREAAEKEERMNYELRFSGSMKEDIARLETNFEKPYLEKAPVLIAVFKESYRVDENGVRKKNYYVNESVGIATGLLITALHNAGLVALPHTPSPMKFLNTILKRPSNETPTVLFPVGYPADDISVPDLKRKPLNEIVTVY
- a CDS encoding Smr/MutS family protein is translated as MSDHPTNPSDEPVEYPIDGELDLHIFPPSEVRELVPEYLRACREKHILTVRIIHGKGTGTLRRLVHAVLEAIPWVNHYHLAGPGGGTWGATIAYLDPPQSSNHPEKAATDA
- a CDS encoding pyridoxamine 5'-phosphate oxidase family protein, with the protein product MKRFSSLEEIREDIWRSLLEARDYRKGHPFRFPVLATVSGGKPLQRMVVLRKVFVSSRIILFHTDRRSRKVLDMERCPDTSWLVYDSKNRIQLQMEGKAEIHAPDSELHADEWKHTTAAERRIYSVKYPPGTIVSDPDDVWPEAVRDSSTGMEEVNLGEPNFRVVTVEINRMDWLQLHPEGEFRAGFKWEDNTWKSYWRCP
- the rmuC gene encoding DNA recombination protein RmuC, coding for MNLVSILMLLLGITSGALFVFFLLRRDAAAKQNRIQELLDEQARLSEEVSRMEERSDSRQSRIDTLEQERRDLELRNTGLHEQLTEAKTTNRHLQEKLDSFKKEIAEIQESYKDQFKVLANEILEEKSKRFSEQNRTGLEQLLTPLGEKIKSFEKKVEDTYKEDVRDRISLKEQIAQLSELNSKMTEEAGNLTRALKGETKSQGSWGEVILERILEKSGLQKDREYVVQPSFSDDGKRRQPDVVVHLPDNKQLVIDSKVSLVAFEKYVSADDEQERSKTAQEHIRSVRRHVRDLSDKNYQNLYGINSPDFVLLFLPIEPAFGLAIQLDPELYNDAFDKNIVIVSPTTLLATLATISNIWKQEYQNRNAMEIAEAGGRLYDKFVGFAEDLTDLGNRISQTQKSYDGAMNKLSDGRGNLVRQAERLRELGARASKTLPASLQPDPDSDD
- a CDS encoding ATP-binding protein → MAPDNNKHRMLPLKAGFCILIAGVVLFTEEQAAALDLGMLSAVPDVRGQIYEQTWSGHDYQGAPQNWDMLQDDDGFIYIANSSGVLIYDGSDWNLVELNRQRPARSLTFGDDGRIYVSGLNEIGYLEPDSLGRPEYHSLMHLVPDNIAINNVWDVYSIDGGVIFNANDFLLQWDFQTLTIWESGENANFGRLFTFDGRPLINHPELGLLTVEDDRLALVIESDQPAGRLSLLVQLSDATAFAGHQESGFYHLHVKKHSEQEMGGPDPANHTDDSPATEDDKNGSVNVIPFAPEKIGTARWTFEAEPLDTGLDTHLSRIRLYGALRTDDGMIAINTINAGIIIISPEGTILDQLTEDDGLRTNLIIGLGTDREGGLWALANNGITRFEYGRPLRYWDNELGLEGATLSLARKQDTLFVGTSQGLFYMIQAVTGRGDASQIPPSNDNVLVRRNRLKKVEAAEEGQTWDLMTVEQVIGTPADGLLIAGPEDSLSLLVNGRKKAIAGSGSGQRIYSLYASKRHSNTLFAGADNGIFAITIDPEAYRRSDFDNAFRVTALPLERADIRFMAEDRHGYLWLGNRFEDIIRVDIRTDPHADQPQIRRFHTTEYPAVSEREHFMGHMPDGSWALSSGIGLFHLSETYDRYHEADSIPPNIFELVPGVRELFPEDDQQVFRHQDARDGSGDLWLYRPGGLVLLEQDDPGGEEPGAWNLDDIILPQRLFIGLYSMLADTDGKIWMGGDESLIMLDRSLPDRYGVGFRSAVRSVHDRDGNVIRTYSALGQRFSEQDNLQSLDLPYEKNSLRLTYAAPTFVYSGTVFFQVWMEGFDEDWSDVHELNFREYTNLPAGEYVFRVRAINRNGLVGEEGQLHITIHPPWYLSRVAYVIYALGLALAIYLLLYWRTWYLRRKNRQLEKLVSDRTIELRDEKGKLEFANQTMSRFMSVVAHDLRNPVGVIMGYCDLLKSESNDPESVLEYSSFIQSAGGRIMRLLEDLVNFKRISSNELEVNYEKVNLSELCEAIIRDFRVLSRTKSQTLEADVPPNCYLECDKSSLRSIIENLLANAIKYTQRGGRISLCIRRFSGDGEMLIEISDNGQGFSDEDKKKAFGEFQRLSSQPTGGEGSSGLGLFIVKNLVAYHQGTIQLQTEKGKGSTFTIRLPLTMPANTGSDSSVANESFFTGRR